Proteins encoded in a region of the Triticum dicoccoides isolate Atlit2015 ecotype Zavitan chromosome 3A, WEW_v2.0, whole genome shotgun sequence genome:
- the LOC119267214 gene encoding 40S ribosomal protein S3-3 produces MATQISKKKKFVSDGVFYAELNEMLTRELAEDGYSGVEVRVTPMRTEIIIRATRTQNVLGEKGRRIRELTSVVQKRFNFPENGVELYAEKVVNRGLCAIAQAESLRYKLLGGLAVRRACYGVLRFVMESGAKGCEVIVSGKLRAQRAKSMKFKDGYMISSGQPVNEYIDAAVRHVLLRQGVLGIKVKIMLDWDPKGKLGPTTPLPDLVTIHPPKEEDELRPPALVEV; encoded by the exons GAACGAGATGCTGACCCGGGAGCTTGCCGAGGACGGCTACTCCGGCGTGGAGGTACGCGTGACGCCGATGCGCACGGAGATCATCATCAGGGCCACGCGGACGCAGAACGTGCTTGGTGAGAAGGGCCGCAGGATCAGGGAGCTCACCTCCGTCGTCCAGAAGCGCTTCAACTTCCCGGAGAACGGCGTTGAGCTTTACGCCGAGAAGGTCGTCAACCGTGGCCTCTGCGCCATCGCCCAGGCCGAGTCACTCCGCTACAAGCTCCTCGGTGGCCTTGCCGTCCGCAG GGCATGCTATGGTGTTCTTCGCTTTGTTATGGAGAGTGGTGCTAAGGGTTGTGAG GTCATTGTGAGCGGCAAGCTCAGGGCCCAGAGAGCCAAGTCGATGAAGTTCAAGGACGGGTACATGATCTCATCTGGTCAGCCTGTTAACGAGTACATTGATGCTGCAGTTAGGCACGTTCTTCTCAGACAG GGCGTTCTTGGTATCAAGGTGAAGATTATGCTTGACTGGGACCCCAAGGGCAAGCTTGGCCCTACCACCCCGCTGCCTGACCTTGTCACCATCCACCCCCCGAAGGAGGAGGACGAGCTGCGCCCACCGGCTTTGGTTGAGGTCTAA